TCATACAGAAGGGGAAGGCAAAGATCCATatcatggtaaaaaaataaaacataatttaaaaatagacatttgtAGGGCCTATTAAGCAGTCACTGATAAACTCTATAGAATAAAGTAGCATCTTGAACTAGGATTAAACTTCAAAATGCTGGAGCATAAATGATGTGAtggaactgaaaatataatatttttatgcatcTTCTCTAAATATTTCATATCAACTCATTTCTGTTGTTCCCAATTCACACGGTCTTGACCTGAGAGTGGAGCATACACATGGCTTCAGACACTATGGTGAGGGGGGGCCATTACTACATAGACAACACCCCAAACactagggctgggttttgacacaaatttcacgattcgattttaacttaccttcggatgtttaATCATgactcatgtttattttgtgctgaaactggtagtaaagggatactccatcccaaaatgaaaattttgtcattaatcacttacccccatgtcgttccaaacccgtaaaagctctgttcgtcttcagaacacaatttaagttattttggatgaaaacagggaggctagagactgtcccatagactgcaaaataaataacagtgtcaaggtccaggagagtatgaaaagcatcgtcagaatactccatctgtcatcagtgattcaaccgtaacaatatgaagcgacaagaatacttttgtacacgaagaaaacaaaaataatgactttattcaacaattcctctcctctgtgtctctccaaatcagcgtatcgccattttgacaaatctgacgtggctgacacagaagagcctacgtcatctgcgtactgctcagaattgccaaaatggcgctatgctgattaatttataattaattaatttataattaatttctaatGTTATTATTCATTATCCCAAGTACACTTCCATAGAAGGCCATGAGGGACATGACAAAATAGGTGGTGACCactgaaaaaaagataatttctaatatatagaaaaaaatgtatgtcacgtttttaaaccttattaaaggagacatttcaattaatacaaaaatattttaaaaatttatttttttgacctaatagataaaatacacttaaaaaggtCAGAGGGACTCAAATCGTACCGGTTTCGTAGAATGACTCACAGTTAGTgctgaagcagccatgtcagagagatgctgtgtttctaggcgaaagcagAAGCACTTTATTACGCATTTTATGGAAGACCGTTTCGTGAACCAGAGGAGGTAATTACATTTCCGACGGGTGCTTgcagtgttcggccaatcacaatgcactgggtcagttggccaatcagagcagactgtgcttgtcagaaggaggggctttgtagaaaacgacgcatttgagagaggcgggggggggggacaataatgtacagtatttgaaaaataatgtgctttttgaacattaaagcatgtcaacatattctgttacaccaaatacacaaaataatgatctttaaaaaagtatcatatgacccctttaaaacattagTGAACTGATTAGTAAATTTTGATAACTGTAATACCTTTTTGCAACTGATTTGGTACAGCAACAAATAttgtaccaaatcagcatatcaaaaATGATTcctaaaggatcacgtgacactaaatATTGGAGTtactgctgctgaaaattctgctttgccatcacagaaataaattacattttaaaatccattaGATTGGAAAACAGTTCACAGTATTGCTTTTTTACTTGTATtgttgaccaaataaatgcagcctttatgaaccttatttcaaaatattaaaacatattaatcattccaaacctttgactggtggtgtattaaacatttgaaaaatatagtGTGTTCAGTATTCATTGTAacactcacatgtaaagccaaaGAATAATATAAAGAGACCTTTCACGTGATTGTTTATTTAGTCAAGACCTTATATTAGGCCTGCATCAAGTTTACTTATTGTCTACTGCCAACTAGAACTGAGGAAGATTAGTACATTTTCAACCAGGCAAAATTATAGAAGCAAAGCCTTTAACATTTCAATTCTAATCTGAAATTAGGTAACAAAGTTATGGCTGTGGCAGGGAAAAAAGCTGATTGGCTACTTTCACATGGCTGTATTTCAGGAAGGGATATGAACTCCATACCATCAGCATCGATCTTCAGAATTTTTCCATTCTTGCTTTCATCTATCACAAGTGGAAGGGAGGCCATGGCAACATCCTCAGgcctataaataaaacaatgacacTGAAGTACTTTTCACTGCAAAATCTACTGAAAAGTATAAGGACTGACTCACTTCACAAAGTCATTTCTCTCCAGAACCATCTCCTTTAGTTCCTCTAGCTGTGAAAACTGTCCAAAATGGTCCTCTATATTAGAAGAGGACAGCAGGTTAGTCTTCATCACACCTGGACAGAGAGTGTTGATCCTCAACCCAAGGTTGGACTTCATAGCAACAGCCTGTTAAACatacaaaattaatcaaatctgCCTTATTGTTAGCAAGAGATGTATTCCTCGTTATCTATCAAGGCTTTAAGGTCATGAGTTATTGCTGTCATTATATTACAAATGTTGAAAAGCTTGTTTTCTTTATACATTACTAAACATACCGCAATAGCACGACTGAAGCCCACCACTGCATATTTAGTCGCTGTGTAGATGGGCGCTGTTGGAACATAACACAGACCTGTGGCCAATAGGAAAGAAAGATGAGTGTACGTATACATGTGTGTTTGTAGCTACATGTGTATATCTGCAATTATTTGATATAGatttaattgcagaaaaaaactgtaatactgtgtaatattgttacaattcaaaataactgttttctattttaattgtaattaatgtcTGAGTtgaatttttcagcagtcatGCAGTTATTACTCctgtctccagtgtcacatgatccttcagaaatcattctaattggcTGATCTGGTGCTCAGTTACTTCagttattagggcccgagccaatgggcgcagggccctattgtttttctaaggattattcttattattattattattagggctcaagcctggagggcgagagccctattgttttccttaggattatttgttattattattattattatttattattctaattttttttcaaggtttcgggggcttttagggcccttaacatgcttaaaaagtcttgaaaattggcacaaacattggaacctgcggccattagggccgggcagagactgatacatgggcgtggcacaggggctctacagcgccccctggaacatggagggccatatatcatacatacttgcacgtagacatatgaaactcggtacacatatagatctcatcaatccaaacaactttcgtattgcatgtcataagctccgcccaacaggatgttggctatttagggttaaGTATTCTTATTTTCCatcaaagttttgggggcttttggggcccttaacatgctcaaaaactcttgaaaatttgcacacatcttagaatctgtggcctttaggaggctgcagaggctgggacccgggcgtggcaaaGGGGCTCTATGGCGCCCCCCCTgtaacacagtcagaaatgttgatgtatagttcaaacatacttgcacgtattcatatgaaactcagtacacatatagatctcattgtgccgaacaactttcgtattgcatgtcaaaGGCTCCGCCCAaaaggaagtcagctatttagagctatgtaaaaagcgcatgctctggaacttgatatacttgtcataggttttttacccgattgcccaccaaacttggtcaacatgatctcaagacattggggatgcaaaattgccaggggatttttgatatctcgaacagTTTGAACTTATCGAGGcattgaaattatggcgagaaatgagaaacaggaagtgtctaataacatccacatacatttcctgattttaattaaacttcatcaatttgttcattgtatgatgccgatcgcatatatgtgactattaggagtcaaaattatagcgccaccaactggcagcaggaagtgtgtcattttcaaaatgctttgaattcagcatcttattttaaCTCAATTTGcctcaaacttcatcagaataatgacaaaacacggcccatgtaaaactgttgaggggatactgatatctaatatagtgttgccatggcaacatatcaaactggaatatttttctttgtaatatattctgattttgaggcagataacatgcttagaatttcatgaaactcagaacacatatcagtattaatgatagctagacactggcaaaaggtcataaaagggcgtggaggaggcactctatagcgccaccttttgtcaaaagtggggggcttagttttagctacagacaccaaactcggtacatatattgttcttattaagacggacaactttctaatttacagtcattagctacgaccaacaggaagtcggctattttgatttgaatatggatttttggctctgtgtgaggagtgtatgtgtgctgagactttcattgtctgagagaaattgcgcctctacaggagcaatccccgggactgagagggaggagtctgccttagtttcacttttaaatcggttaaaaatacaaataaataaataaaattgattcacactgacaagctaaaccaacatatattattattagagggtcagggctcattaataattgatgtctggtcAGAGAAcggagagatagacgagagataaatcaccgctgcatcagcgcctgcagtctcaacgagctcacaacaaacgagtttattcttgtttaagaccttttaaaaataaaatattacagcgattgcacacaatccgccaattagaacacaccaagagctaaattcagatgtttgtgagtgttaaaatgaaatatttgctgcagcctgtctgacagcgcgagacttctgaacacttgaagggaaaaaagtctactacagccttttacattaaaacacagcagcgaattaacacaaaacatttagaagaacatattatagagatgaaaattagtgtttatgagtgcttgtgagattttctttgtctaaaggctgaacatcacatcgattgctctgcgctccagaacactgtgatggtttttcggcgagaacggacaaataaatacatgtttcattcacactgacaagctgaaccaacatatgttattattaccggctcagatctcattaataattgatgtttggccggagatcagtgagaaagaccagagagaaatcacagcTGCATCAGCGTGTGCAGTCTCACcgcgagctcacaataaaagcatttttatagttttaagagctttttaaaacaaaatattaccgcgaatgcacacaatccacccattagaacacaacaagagctgaatccaggtgtttttgagctgtttaattgtgaaaagaaatactatttgacagcgcgagacagtctaagggcagaataacatcgatctctcgagccccagaggacgctgattctggcttttcgtcgcaagaacgaacaaatcgcgtacaatatcatttcaaaatacataatagcttggcgaatataaacgaaaacagccacgtgaacattaactgttgagaaataaatctgaagtggatcatgatactggatttgaatattaaagtgactgcatttaccagctgctttctgtcttcaattttaatctataaaaaacagaaaatcattcttcttggctgcttttttttttttttgtatgtatgtattcatgtatttattattattattattattattattattattattattattattattattattttgctctaacaagaattaatctatatttaactaaatcgatgacatgttattttacatttgatttgtccatttctgcatccaaacacctataaacttaaaacatgcactattgaactattgttagcaatttctttatcgtccaatttaactggtgtacacacctttattttcataataaatttgttttttagattatagacagttacagtggtctgtaataaatattaacaggttttgttcaagctgcttaaaatgtttgaagtaggctaatttcttttaaatgtaaatccaaaaaaaaaaaaaaaaccaaataaaacaaacaaaacaaaaaaattagcaactcacatagtaatcattcaacactgcttaaaaatgtaagttgaaaattaaactcatgttTAAGCATgaaaataagatacagaatcagtaaattagattttaatgtgggtatattatcagtaaactaatcattaaatatttataatcattcaaaaaatactGGCCCCtttcaaaaatgaaggccacaatgctaatgttgtccactcgatggcaccacaggatagcaaatacttcaagatctgttcaaagacttgaaaatgtttcatttatgtgcataaataaaaaatgcataaacattcattcttttttcataaactttaataaagcccaatatagtaattctgcaaaagctatcatctcctaaataccattactttgttattttaattgtattgacaacatatttctcaagttatcacacattactgaaaaagtgtagaagggacactatattagttatctattttcatgttgtgcatataatagtactcacataaggactcataatttacttgaaaagagacacgttcattgtgtaactgcatcatctacacagaccaatgtgcttggacccctaataatcaccttgacttaaaccacattgtttcagttaccttctgtgtcttagaccacaacgcttcagtgacacgaatgtgaaatagcaaacaggggaaaaaaaaaaaaggcatgactttatttgcatccagctagccaactctattacagatgttccacagccaaaacttttattagaatagaaaatagcgagggttcgaataaatagtttattaatcatttaatttcactttcttaatgaatattgttctgtgtacgtgatttcaaagtcttgattcttcggattaacccgttaattgccgtatccctcaaaacctgactgccagagggttactgtaaatgcatgtgcccgctggacacagtttacctgatgccaccggggtggcgtttgcgctgacggcttgagcccgccattgctgctttaatataaatataataatttttttaccaACTTCTCTTAACCTTCCGGGGttttttggaggccttaacatactcaaaaactcttgaaaattggcacacacattggaacctgcggccatcaggacgccgcagaggctgcgatccgggcgtggcacaggggctctacggcgccccctggaacacagtcagaaatgttgaaccatagctcacacatacttgcatgtatatatatgaaactctgtacacttatagatcttattgagccgaacaactttcgcgctctatgacataggctccgcccaacaggaagtgagctattcagggctgtttaaaaaaagcatgctctggaatttgaaatactcctctgaggttttccacccgttctccacgaaactcggtgaacatgatctcaagacattggggatgaaaaattgccaggggatttttgatatctcgaacggtttgtccatggtgaggcgttgaaattagggcaaaaaataaaagaaacaggaaatgtctaataacatccacatacactacctgagttttatcaaacttcatcagtttgttcgatgtatgatgccaatcgcatagatgtgactattaggagtcaaagttatagcgccaccaactggcagcaggaagtgtgccattttcaaaatgctttgaattcagcatcttattttcactcgatttgcttcaaacttcatcagaataatgacaaaacacggcggatgtaaatctgttgtggggatattgatagctaatatagtgttgccatggcaacgtgtcaaacttgaataat
The sequence above is drawn from the Cyprinus carpio isolate SPL01 chromosome B5, ASM1834038v1, whole genome shotgun sequence genome and encodes:
- the LOC122137491 gene encoding 15-hydroxyprostaglandin dehydrogenase [NAD(+)]-like; protein product: MDLKNKVVVVTGGAQGLGRAFVEVLLKQGSNVAFIDVNEPLGKELKATLAEEYGPDRVEFYAADVSSKEEFIGAFKKIVDRFGHIDIMYNNAAVVNENDWEKTIAINMTGLVRGTYLALQYMKDNPDGKGAIINISSTAGLCYVPTAPIYTATKYAVVGFSRAIAAVAMKSNLGLRINTLCPGVMKTNLLSSSNIEDHFGQFSQLEELKEMVLERNDFVKPEDVAMASLPLVIDESKNGKILKIDADGMEFISLPEIQPCESSQSAFFPATAITLLPNFRLELKC